The nucleotide sequence CTACGCTGGAAGAGGTTCCGCGTCGTCCTCGACCTCTAAGACGGGGATAAAAGCGGAAGGGTCCCGGACGGGCGGGCGGTCGCCGCAGAGTTCCTGGATGAGAAGTCCCGCCAAAACGAACCTCACCTCGCCCAGGACTATACCGACGTGTGTAAGAGAGGACGCGGCGTAGCGTTCCCCCAGGCGGCGGGCAAGGGCGGGAAGTTTGGGGTCCTGGCTCGCTGCGAGAACCTCGACCGCGTTAGCGGCGGTTAGGATGACCTCTGGGACGGGCGAGAACGGAAGAGCCTCGCCCGCGGCGTCGAGAAGGTTGAAGGCTTGTCGCAGCGTTTCCTGTCTCATCTCATACCCCTTTCCCGGGGACGGTCTCACGCCGTCCCTGGGTGTGGTTTACATGGAACAAACGTCGTCCTCGTCTTCCTCGTCTTCGAGGTGGTCGTCGAGGTTAAAGCCCGTGTAGCCTGTGAGACGGGCGCGGAACGACAGGTCGTCGAGGAAGTGTTTATACTCATCCGGCGTGATGTCGCCTAACCGGTACGCCATCTCAGCCTCGTCTAGTAAACCACGCAGGTCGTCGAGGTAATGTGGTGAAGCCTCAGAGAGTTTCTCAAGCCTCTCGTAAAGTTCTTGTATTCTCATTTCTTGTATTCCCATGGCACACCCCCTATTTGGTGTGTTTACATCCCCAAACCGTCCTCGGCCTCTTTCTCGTCTTCCTCGTCTTCGAGGGCGAGGGTCTGTTTGACGCGCCGGAACTCGTCGTCGGTTAGTTCCCCGTGTTTAAAAGCCTCGCGCGCCTCGGCAAGCAGGGCGCGGAATACCTCGTCTCGTTCGCGCTCGATGGTGCCTCGGTCTTGGTCAAGCAACCCGGCCTCGGCGAGTTTGAGACCGACCGCGTAATATTCAGCGATGGCGTCGACGTGTTTGAGTAAAGCGTTTGCGTTACTGGTCATCTCTCACACCCCTTTTAGTGTGTTTTTGTCGTCCGTTAAGCATCACACCGTAACGAAGCGTAAGCAGGCGTTTTTCCAACTCAAACTCTTCCGGTGAAAGCAGACCCCACCTAACGAGGTCTCGCAGGAAGAGAAGTTCGTCCGCGGCTTGGTGTTCAAGTTCTAGCCAGTCCGCTTCTCTCATTCCTCAACCTCGTACAGCTTTTTGAAGAGTTCGAGGGTTTCGTCTTTTAGTGAAAGCAGACCCAGTAAGCAGGCGGCGCGAAGGTCAAAAAGAAACGCCTCGGCGGGCTTCCCCGTCCGCCACGCCGCCTCTTCCAGTTCCGTCAGTTCCCTGAAGACCCGTTCTCGTCCTTGCACTTTTCCACCCCCTTTCTTGCTTCCTCGAGGGTCTCGACGCGCCCGTCCTCGTAAACGAACAGCACGTCCTCTTCCGGGACGGCGTTCCCGCCTTTCACAAAAGGCAGAAGCTCGTCCATAGCCTCTTCCATCTTCGCACGGACTATGTCTGCTACTTCGAAACGCAGGTCCTCGCGCACGCAGTAAACCAGCTCGTCGTGAATGAGCAGGACGGGGAAAGCCGCGTCGAGCCAGCCGCGGCGGGCGAGTTCGACGCGGATTTTCACCATCGCGAGGGCGGCGATGTCAAAGCCGGTGGCCTGACCATGATAATTGAATGCTCGCTTTAACCCTTCAGCTAATGCCTTGCGTTCCGTCCACTCGCCGCGGTTGCGTTTTAGCGTAGTGTCCTTATCCCACTCTTCCTTACTGGGCGCTTTGGCTAACAGCGAACGCCCGCCCGGGGTGTAAACCCAAAACTGGCCGTCGTTGCGGTAGTAGATGCGGCGGATTCGACGATGCCAGTCGGCTATGCCCTGGTAGAGAGAAAAGAAAGCCGCGTGCCACCTCTCGCAGTCTTCAAGCGAAGGGTCCGCACCTTGCTGTTTGAGCGTCCGATAAAGGGCTCGCGGGGACCCGCCGTAAACGAGAAGGAAGTTCGCGCCTTTGCCTACCTGTCTTTCTTCTTTCGAGACTTCATCCTTGCCGAACAGCGCCGAGGCCGTGCGACGATGTAAGTCCCCGCCGTGCTTCCCGTCCACCAGGACCTCTCGCATCTTCTCTTCCTTTGCAAAGTGGGCGACTATGCGTATCTCTTGTCCGGGAAAATCGGCTCTGATAAAAACGAACCCCGGCGGTGGGACGAGCAGGTCCTTCTTGTACTGCCGCGGGATTTGAAGTAGGTTGGGGTTGCGGCAGACATAGCGCCCGGTCGAAGCCCCGCAAGCGCCGACGATGATACGCGCCGGGTCCGCCGCTACGTAACCGGCTAACAGGTCGAACTCTTTTTTAATCTTCCCCAACTCTATCGCCTCAATGACCAGGTCTACCGCGTCCGGGGGAAGCTTCCCCGCCTCAATCATTTTTACGAGCTCGGCCTTGGCGGTTTTGTTGAAGCCGTCAACCTCGACCCCAAACTTGCGCAGTCTCTCGACAATCTTCCGGTTCTGCGAGTACTTGAAACCCCACTTCCGGGCGAAGTCTTCCCCGCGTTTATCTACTGCCTTTCTCAACTCTTCCACGCGTTCTGTGTAGCGAGGATTGACGCGGTAGTAACGTTTGAGGGAAGTTTCGAGCCGGACGTGTTCAACGAGCCAAACGCAGAGCAGGTCCAGGCCGTCCCGCTTCCAACCCGCCCGTAACAGCGCGTCGCGTTGCGCTCTGTAAACGTGTAAAAGAACCGCGGCATCCCTGGCGGCATACTCGAGCTGGCTCTGGGAAAGTTCCGTTTTGTTCCAGTCTGAGGCTTGCTCGTCTTTTGAAAGTTCGAGGTCGAGATACTTTTTCACCACCGACGCGAGGCTCGGTCCCGGCACGGTGGGACGCCGAGCATGGGTACCCTGAACTAGACGTTCAAAAATCATTGTGTCCCACACTCTGGACGGAATCTCAGCCCAGGTCCCGGCGGCCTCGCGCCAGACGGCGAGGTCAAACGCCGCGTTGTGGAAGACCCACAGTTTGTCTTTCCCCACCTCAAAAAGGCGTCTCAACCGCCCGGCGGCGTCGCCCAGGGCGAAAAGGTCGAGTATGTAGACCTTCCTACGTCCGGTGTAAATTGAGAAAAGCCGAGGCTTCATTCGCCAGGGTATCACCTTTTCCGCGGCGTCCTTGTCTTCAGCGACGGTCTCAAAATCCGCGTAGACCACCTTTGCCTGAGAGACCGCCCGCAGGGCTTCTTCAAAACCCGCATCGTCCCTCACCAGGACCCACTCGCAATCGAGAGGGTGTTTTGTAAGGATTCCTACATTTGAAGTGTCTTTGGTAGGTTTGGTAGGTAAAACGGTCCGGGGCGTCAAGCGGAAAGGCTTCTCTTCCGCCGCCCGCCGCGCCTTGACCGCTTCCACCAGGCGGCTGCGGCGAGGGGTGGGGTGGCGGTTCGTCTTAAGGCGAACCGCCAGTTCCACTGCCCGCTCGTCCCTCTCGAAGTCAAGCGCCAACCTCAACCAAGCCATCGCCGCACCTCCTATTTAGTTTTGTTGTTCCCCTTTAATGGGGCGGGCTGTATAGAACAGCCCGCCCCATTTAAAGTTATTGTTAAAGTTATTGTTAAGGGCTGAAACGGTTACAGCCTCAAGGGTTTCCGGGCACGAGCGTCCGTTTTGGGTCCGCGAAGCGTCCGTTTTGGGTCCGCGAAGCGTCCGTTTTGGGTCCGCGCGAAAAGTTTGTTTTCGAACCTGAGCGAACCGTCCGCGGCATGCGAGAGAGGTATGTTTAGTAGAGGGGCTATCCGCGAAACGTGTTTGCGGTAGAACTCTCTTACGTGCCGGATGCGAGGTGAGGGGGCATATACGTGTAATGTTAGTATCTTCCAGAGAAAATCCTCTCTTTTCCCCTGTCTCAGGTCTCTAGCGTGTGCGAGAAGCTTTAAATATGCATAGCGCGCATGTCGTCCACGCAGAGCGTGAAAAAGGCGCACGTCCAAGGCAACGCAAGCCCCTTTATTAAGGGCGGATATCCAGGTTTTAAGGAAAACATCGTCGAACTCTACATAAATACCCTGGTCAAGCACGGTTCTACGCAAAATACGTTCAAAACGCGGGATTTTAGGTGATTTATAGACGCTATCTTTCGTATTACATTTAAAAGAGGTCAGGAAACGGACGCTTTCTCGTATTCGTTCTCGCGTTTTGGCGTTTAACGGAAGAGCACAGACTCGCGCTACTTCGTGTGCGCTCGTTTTAAGCGAGAAGTACTTTCCTTTTTGGCGGTACAAAGCTACCAAAGCGGCGAGAACGAGGGTGTCAAAAGGATTTATGCGGTAGGTGTAGAAAACACCCGCGACGCAGTCTACGTCGTCTTCATGTTCGATACGTCGCGCAAAGACCCAGGGACCGGTTAAAAACCAGTTTGGTATGCGTATGCTAGACTTTTGCATTCTTATCACCCCCTTTGACGGATTTACCAGTTTCGCTGAGAGCATCTTGTATGCACTGCGGTTTCGCTGTCTGGTAGGTTAGCTCTTCATCCTTCCGGAAGAGGTTTAGATAGACCGTGTCAAATTTACTTTGTCTGTTAGCTTTGACGCACACCGCAGCGACCCAGTCGCGACATGCCTCAACAGCGTGGGATTTGAGTTTTCTGATAGAAGGCGGCAACCCAAGATGCGCTTTTAGAAGCGCGACGACAAAACGAGTGGTATTTTGAATGTTCATTACGCCTGAAATGGCGCTTGCTATCAACTCTTTATTGTCAAAATCTAAAGCTTCTTTAGCTATCTCGCTAAGAAGAGCTTTGTTCATGTGGTGAAGAATGAAGATAGTAGCGCCCGTCTTTTTTGCTATGTGGTAGAAGTGTTTAAACGTTTCGGTGACGTCCAGATTGTTATTTGCATCCACGCCTAAGGCTGAAAGGTGGTCTACGAAGATTAGCGAGAAACCTTCGTGGGCCAGCGCGGTTACGTAGCTGAGCAGTTTCTGGGCTTCTGGTGTAATGCGCTCGTGACGGAAAAAGCGCATACCCGGAATGTCGAGCGTTTCATCGTCCTCGATGACAAACCAGGTTTCGGCTTTGCTTCGTTCTAGTAAAAACGCCCGGTCCTGTTCTGGGAGGCGGGCTTTTAGCCAGGACAGCCTTTCTAACAGGTCTACGCGAGGCTCTTCGAAAGAAATAAAGGCGGCCTTCAAACCTTGAAGCCCTGCAAGTAGGCAGACATAAAGAGCGAGGGTAGTTTTCCCCACTTCACCAAACCCCGCGAGCAGAGCAGCGCTACGACGGGGGATGTGAAATGGGACTTCTAACAACGGCGTTGATTTTTCAATGTTGTCAGCGTCAAGGAACGCGTCCCTGCGGTGAAGGTACAGTTCGGGGAAGGCTTTTTCAGCTTCGGCGCGAATCGTCAGACGTTCTATCTGCGCATTTTGAAGAAAATGCGCTCTACTCTCGCAGAGACGTAGAAAATTTTCTCTCGAAAGAGAAACGTCTTTGAAAGCTTCATCCGGGTCTTTAGCGTGAGGATTAAGGCTTTCGTACCGTAAAACGAAGACATCCGCGAACCTGATTCGCCGCAGAGCCTCTTTCAGCGCCTCGAATCCGGCGCGGTCCCGGTCGGGGGCAAGGATGATGATGGGAAAAATTTCAGCGAGCATTCGTCCTACCTGTGGTAAGGCAGACGCCCCACCCGCCGCAACGGGAACGATTGAGGGGTCCCGGACGGCTCGCGCTATTTGAAGAGCATCAAACTCACCTTCGACCAGGACCAGGGCTGTTTGTGACGGTTCTAGAGGTCGTCTGGCAAAGAAGACGATATTTCCGCCGTCGTTTGAGTTGTCTGAAAAGAAGAATCGCTTTTCGCGGGGTGGACGAAACTTCCAACGGCTCAGCCCGGTGGTGGGGTCGTGATAACGGAAAGCGATGTAAGCGGAACCATCGCGTTCTTCTATACTCAAGACGCCTTCTAACAGGAAGTCGGCGGCGTCTTCACCAAGGCGCTCGCGTAGGTATTTGAAACAGTCGTCTTTTGAGTACTTTTTTTCTTCCCGGTGGGTTTGAGGGACTTCCGGTTCAACATCCCCATTTCTGTCTGAAATAGAGAGTTTATCTGCTTCAATGTGACCTGATATCTGACAGCCGAAGCATTTAAAGCGAACCTTGTTTTCCCCGGTTCCCTTACGCAAGCTTAAGGTGAACGAAGGTGAAGTGTCTTTTCTTCCCACTCTTTCAGGGTGGAAGGGGCATAGCGCCGTGTGGTAAAAGTACCCAGCGCTTTCGCGGAACGGCGACCAGGTGAAGTCATGGTTGGGAAACTGTTTTTCTAGCTGCTTGCGAGCTTCCTCGAGAAGCTTGACCGCATCCTCTTTCCTTGCTACTTTATTCATGCAGGGACCTCCTATCCGTTCTTCTTGCCCTTTCCTCGCCCCCGCCCGTCGGGGGTTTAATTTGTTTGAGGTTCCCAAATAGGGACGAGGTTCTCGTCCGCGTCGAGGGTGAACCCTGTAGGGACGCGGTAGATTTTCGCCACTCGCCCTCGACTGTCCCGAACGATGCGCAGAAAGCCTTTCCGAGCCATTCTTTGCAAGGCTCGCTGTATAGTTGTGAAGCCAAGCGAGGTGTGCCTGGCTACTTGCGGGCTGGTAATCTCACTACGCCCGGCGAGGTAAGCGTGAATAAGGATGCTTTTTTCCACTGTGGACATCCCGCGCCCTCTAAGGATTGTTTCGACGACAGTTGCATTCTTCATTTTCATCACCCCCTGCAAAATGTCTTTTTATTCATGTTTAAATGAATAAAGATTGAGGAAAACTAAACCATTAAGTCCACTTTTAACCTGAGACCTGGACCGCCCGGACCGCCCGGTCGTCGAGGGGTTCCGGCGGCGAGAGGCGGGACGGACGCTAACTTGTAGGACTTCTTACAAAACACACGAAACGAAACCCCGCCGCCCTGGGTTTCGGCGACGGGGGTTTTTGAGGTGAGGCGTATGGTGAGAGGGAAGGGTTTTGCGCTTTAGTTGAAAAGGCGAGGGAACCGGCGGTGCAGGAACGCTTTCAGAGATGTTCCCCGGGCGAGGACGAATTCAGCGGGCATAGAAGAGAGGGGGATGATAAGGAAGGCGGACGAACCGTCCCGGTTCCACTTGAGGCGGCCGGGGATGCGTTCGTTTTTCTTTACAAACTCGCGGAAGACGGCGAGGTCTGCCAGGACCAGGAAGCGAAATCCGTCTCATCCGGTGCGGCGATAGCGTAGAAGAGGAAGTCCGCGTGACCTTGAAGGATTTTATCGAGTTCGGTTTCGCAATTTCGACGGATAGCGCGCAGAGTGATTTCCTCTCGCATTGTCTCGAAAAAGCGTTCCGCTCGCGGGAAACGTCTCACTCGGCAGGCGACGCGGGCGCCGCGGCTTTCGAGAACCATGAAGTCCGTCGCCTCGTCTCGGTCTATTGAGAGAGGTGCGACCGGGGCGAGGATTGAAGAAAGAATCGTTTGGACGTGAGGGACGAACCGGTCCGCCCACAACCAGTCGCGGCGGACGGCGCGGGAAACGTAATCAGGAACATCCTGGCGAGGTTGCAGTCGGGCTTGCGCGAGGTTTTTCTCTTCTTTATAAAGGTGAGAGAGACTGTCTAACCTTTCCATCACCTTTCCCCCTTCCGCCTCTTCCGGTTCCACCCCCGCCGGAAGAGGCTTTTCTCTTTTTGTTAAAAATCAAAGAAATTTCCGAGAGGAAAAGTGGATAGGAACCATCTCTTTTTATTGAGGGAAAGGGTATTGACGGGGTGGCGGGTGTAATTTTCTTGAGAAGGTAAACCTGAGACGCCTTCTTCCGGCGAGGCCGGGCGTTTTCTTCCTCGGAAGTCGAGGCGACGCTTTCTTCCGCCTCTCGGCGGTCGCCTCACTTCGGAAAGGGTTTCATCGCCTTCTTCCTGCTTCGCAGGACGCCTCACCTCGGAAGACTTTCTCAGTCGCCTTCTTCCGCCTTACGGCGGTCGCCCCACCCGTGCGCCGCCCTGGGGAAAGGATTCCTGCCTGAGCACCGCATTCCGCCTTCGGCTTCCGCCTCCCGGCGGATTTTCCACCGCGCAATTCCTTCCCCCCTCTCGGCGGCGCACGGAACCTCGACCTCGACTACAACCTCAACCTCGACTTCAACCTCGACCACGGTTTTAACCTCGGCGGTCTCTCGGCTCACAGACGGACCGCCTTCAAAAGAAATTTCGTTCTCAGTCGAGGCTTTAAAACAGGTTTTCGTGAAAATGCCGTTGGATTTCAATTTTAGTCTTCTTCTCTTTTTCTCTGAGATTTCTTTAAACAAATAATAAAAACAGAGGCAAAACGAACACGAGGAAGGGGGTAAGGGTGATGAGGAAAGGCGAATTTTTCAAGATTTGTTTTCTAGGAACGGTCTTGGGGGTTTTACTGGGGTTTTTAATTGCGTTGTCTGTCGCTCTTTTTCCTCGCGCTGTGGGAACCGTCGTCCAGTTCTGGAACGAACGCTCTATCCACGTCCGGGCGCAGGATTTGTCCGCGCTAGTCGAAGACGGCACCTGCCGTCTTCTTATCTTGGGTGACTCTCACCGGCGCGGCTCGCGAGACGGTCTGCGGGCGGTGCTGGCGTGTGAAGACAAGTATGAAGACAAAAATACGCAGAAGGGGGTGTAAAAATGAAAGCAAAAGCAAAAACGAAAACTCTACTTTTGGCGCTGGTTCTCTTCCTTTTTGCCTTCGCGGTCGTGGGGACGGCGAGGGCGATGGATGCTGATGAAGGGGATAAATATTTTCTCGGTATGATGGATAAGGTGAAGAAAGAGGAAGTTCCGAACGTGGTTCGTGCGATGATGCCGCCGAAAAAGGTTCTGGATAGGCTGGCGAAGTATTACGCGCCGGAATTCGGGGTTTCGGTGAGTGACGCGAAAGAGGCGTTCCGTTCCTCGGTGACGACCGAGGCGAGGAAGCTTGTCTATTGTCTCAAGCGGTTCTACAAATTTGGCAAAATCCGCCCTATGACGGAAGACGAGGCGAAGAAGTTCGAGGGAATGAAGCAGTATGAGGCCGCAGAGCGTGGAATAACGGTCGTTTACGACAATGATTTTTACAACGACCAAGACCTTCAAATAGCTGGTGTGGATAAGGCGAAGCAGTGTGCTTACTGGTTGTATAAAGATGGAAAAACCGGAACGGTGTTTATACCGCGCATGTGCGAGGTAGACGGGAAGATGTTTCTCACTGGGCTTACGGTATTCGCCCGGGGCGTAAAGACCCGCGACATGTTCGGAAGTCCCGCGGCTAGGGTTCCCATGCAGATTTTGCAGTGCTATTCCATCCAGGATAACGGCCCTGGCGTCGGGTTGATGTTCTAGCCGCACCGCCTCACCTCTTCCCCCTTCCTCGGGGGCGGTCCCGGTTTCTCTTCCGAGACCGCCCTTTTTTGTGTTTCGAGGTTCCGGGTTGGGGTTGAGGTGAAATTAAATGTATGACTTCATACAAGTTATCGAGAAACGAAAAGATAGGGGGGCGGCGAGGTTCCCCGCCGCCCCCGGCAGTAGGTGAGGGGCAGCGATGCGTTACATTCCGAACCCGTCCTCGTCCCAGTCGTCCCAGTCGGGCTGATAGTCCCGCGGTGGGATGCGGATAGAGGCAGCGTCATCTCGTCCCCACCGCAGGTCGTCCAGGCGGTTAGCTACGAGGTTGACAGTTCCGTCTATGGTGCTCAATTTTTCACTTTGAGTGTCCACCTTTTTAGCTAGTTCTCGCAGGGTTTCCCAGAGCGCCTGGACCTGTCCTTTCAAAACCGCGTTTTCTCGTTCTAGAGCCTCGATGCGTTTTTCGAGTTCATTCATGTTTACACCCCCTATCGTTTTTGATTATGTTAAATGAGTCCCCTTTCACGCAAAATATGTTTTGCCTCGACCGGGTGGATTTGCAGGTATACCGCCGTCGTCGTGAGGCTCGCATGACCTAACAGGTTCTGAACGAGCGTGAGAGGCACCCCTGCGCGGATGAGTTCGATTGCGCGGGTGTGCCGCAGGATATGCGGGTGGGACAATTTACGCGGTATCCCCGCCTCTTCAGCTCGCGCTCGGAAGACCTTGCGGAAGTTCGCCGGGTCGAGTTTGAAAAGCCGTCCTCTCAGGTCCGGGTGAGCTACAAGGATTTGCGAGAGTTCGGCGACGACATTTGCGGGAAGAAAGACGGTCCGAGTCGCCTCACCGCGGCGTTTCAGCGTGCGTATCCTCACCTCTGCGTTCCGCCAGTCGATGTCGGTATCGTCTTGTATTGCCAGGACCTCACCCAGGCGGGCGCCGGTGAAGCGTAAGACGAGAAAAGTCGCCCAATACCGGGCGCGCCTTTTCCTTTCTCGTTCCGTGCGCGCAGAGTCAAACCAGGCTTGGAATTGTGCGGTCAGTGAGTTCACCTGCACCTCGCTCAAGTAGGACGGAAGCCCCCGCCCGGTTGAGGCGGGGGTGAGGACGCCTTTCGAGGTTCGGACGGCTAGAGTATGCATGGTAACACCCCCTTAGAGGATACTTCTACGACGGAACGGCAGAATCCGGGTGGGTTCCGTCGTCGAGGTTTCGGGCGAGGTTGGGGTTTTAGGTTCTTTTTCAACCTTCTTAGCTTCTCTTATCCTTACCTCATTAGCTTTCTTGATGAGTTCCTGTCTGGCTTGACGGTAGATGTTATCAGCCAGTTCGTCCGCAATCGACTGCATAGACCACCTCTCGCGGTGCCAGACGAGACTCTTCAATCTCGCCCAGCTATCCGTCAGCTCTTCAAAAAGCCGCGTAATGTCGTCGCGAGGGGGGACGGTGCAAACATGGAACGTGTGCAAGACCGACCTGGTCGTTTTCGTCACGACGCCGTGTGTGGTATAGATTTTTCGCTTTTCTTCTAACGGAACCTCTTCCCTCACCTGGATTATGAGTCGCCACCGTTCGTCGTTATCTTTTTTCTTTTGTTCTTCCTCGTCTTCACGCATATCCTCTCTGTTCTCGACTTTTACGCCTGATGGAATGTAACGGACGAGCATAACTGTATCACATTCAAGTAAGAAATCCGGGTCAAGAGGGTCGCGTCCGCGCAGGAACTGATGCAATTTCTGTTCGCTCTTCGATGGTTCTTTCCTGCGTTTTCTCTTCGCCCAAGCGAGAAGCGCGGTCTGGCAAGCGCGGCAAAGTTTCGTAAAGAGCATCCATTCCCGGCGAACCATCTCGCGCCAGAGGTCCTCGTGTTCGCCCAGTTTCGCGTCTTTCGCCCAGTCCGGAAGAACCTCGTCTAAGACCATCCAAAACTCGCCCATCGCCTCGTTTCTTTCTACCGCTTCAATTGCATTCATCTGCCTCATCCTTCTTCCCCCTTTCAACTACCTTTTTTAATAATATGAAGAAGAGTGAAACAGAGGAAAACAGGACCAGAGCTTCCACTTTTTATCCGCTCAGAATCCTTAATTTTCAAGGCTTCTCGGTCGTGGTTGATTACCTTCAATCGAGGTTTCTACCCGAAAATGGATAAAAACGAGTAGAGATAAAAGAGAGGGACGGCCTCGACCGTGAGACCGTCCCGAGAGGGGGTGAGGGTTAGAGGGTTTTTTCCAGGTCTTCGAAGGTCTCTGCGCCTCTGCCCTTAGCGAACGCATCCGCCCTGGGGGATAGGCTGTCCGCGACGGTCTTTACCGCCGCGCCTTCGCCGCCTGCGAAGGCGGTCGTTATCCGGTTTTGAGCTTGTGCTTCCGCCTGCTGGAACACCCCCGTCACCGCGCCCATCGAGAACGCGCCGTAAAGCATCGGGCGATACTCTTGTCCGAAGACCACCTGGTGGGCCAACATGGGAAGAAGAGTCAAGCCGAAACTCAAACCGAGAGGCCAGAACAAATCCGTTATCAGTTTGAGAGGGTTTTGGACGCTTAACCCTAGAAAACTGTGCATGTATGCGTTCAATATTGACCAAAAATAAGTCAAACCGTTCGAAAACAGATTCGAGATAAAACTCAGCGTCATCGCGCTTGCCACGCCGAGAGCCGCGAGTTCCGCACCCACCGCTACCGGGACGAAAGCAAATCGCGCCATCGGGATGAGCGAGAATTCCCCTCTCTGCTCGTCCGCGCCCACCGTAGCCGTCATGGTCTTTCCGAACGCAAAGAGCAGCCACACCGGTAATAACGCTATCCCCGCCGTGGTTCCATAGAGAGCGGTAAAGTAGCCGAGGGTATACATGAGAAGTAAGCCTGAAACCGGAAGCATCGAGAGAGCCATGATGGCTATTCTTACCGGTCCTTCGAAGAGTTTGACCGCTCGCGAGAGAAAAGTAGCGAGTTTCGAAACTATCTGGTCGAGGCCGAGTTTTTTGAGGAATTTCGCTGTGAAACCGGTTCCTACTACGCCTGCCACAACCTCATTACCGTTAATCCAGTCGTCGGTCTCTTTATTTTCGCTTACCCCAGGCTCTTTAACTTTGAACCCCGACCACGGAATTATCCCTTTTACGGGCGCAAGCGCGCTTCTCAGAACGCCGGACGCGTCCGCGAGGTTCCCATACTCGCCGGGTCCGCCCTCACTACCCGGAACGAGAGGCACCACCTCGGCAAACACCAACCGGTCCGTGAGAAGCGAAGCGTAGACGGAAGAATTGCCGAACCGGTACTCGTCGTACTTGTCGATGTTCCTTTGCGCAACCTTTCTCATGTAGAGAAGAGCGCCGGTAATGTTTTTTCCCAGCTCAAGACACGCCCGGTTGGCGCGAAACTGGGTGTCGTCTGAACGCAACAACTCGTCGTATTTCCTGTACGCGGCCTCGAGATTTTCAGGGCTACTACAAGCCTCGTCCCGGACGCTGAAGCCGAAGTCCGCAGAGTCGAGAAGCCCCGCAAGCGCGCCTATCAAAGAGTTTCCACCGCCGAGAGAGAAACTACCGCCGAAAAACTCGCCTACAAGGTTGTTTACGATATCGTTCAGGCTGCCGAACCCTTGCCCGCTTCCGGTACTTGCCACCGCAGGTTTTTTCACCTTCACCT is from Thermosulfurimonas sp. F29 and encodes:
- a CDS encoding AAA family ATPase translates to MNKVARKEDAVKLLEEARKQLEKQFPNHDFTWSPFRESAGYFYHTALCPFHPERVGRKDTSPSFTLSLRKGTGENKVRFKCFGCQISGHIEADKLSISDRNGDVEPEVPQTHREEKKYSKDDCFKYLRERLGEDAADFLLEGVLSIEERDGSAYIAFRYHDPTTGLSRWKFRPPREKRFFFSDNSNDGGNIVFFARRPLEPSQTALVLVEGEFDALQIARAVRDPSIVPVAAGGASALPQVGRMLAEIFPIIILAPDRDRAGFEALKEALRRIRFADVFVLRYESLNPHAKDPDEAFKDVSLSRENFLRLCESRAHFLQNAQIERLTIRAEAEKAFPELYLHRRDAFLDADNIEKSTPLLEVPFHIPRRSAALLAGFGEVGKTTLALYVCLLAGLQGLKAAFISFEEPRVDLLERLSWLKARLPEQDRAFLLERSKAETWFVIEDDETLDIPGMRFFRHERITPEAQKLLSYVTALAHEGFSLIFVDHLSALGVDANNNLDVTETFKHFYHIAKKTGATIFILHHMNKALLSEIAKEALDFDNKELIASAISGVMNIQNTTRFVVALLKAHLGLPPSIRKLKSHAVEACRDWVAAVCVKANRQSKFDTVYLNLFRKDEELTYQTAKPQCIQDALSETGKSVKGGDKNAKV
- a CDS encoding site-specific integrase — protein: MQVNSLTAQFQAWFDSARTERERKRRARYWATFLVLRFTGARLGEVLAIQDDTDIDWRNAEVRIRTLKRRGEATRTVFLPANVVAELSQILVAHPDLRGRLFKLDPANFRKVFRARAEEAGIPRKLSHPHILRHTRAIELIRAGVPLTLVQNLLGHASLTTTAVYLQIHPVEAKHILRERGLI
- a CDS encoding DNA polymerase; the protein is MAWLRLALDFERDERAVELAVRLKTNRHPTPRRSRLVEAVKARRAAEEKPFRLTPRTVLPTKPTKDTSNVGILTKHPLDCEWVLVRDDAGFEEALRAVSQAKVVYADFETVAEDKDAAEKVIPWRMKPRLFSIYTGRRKVYILDLFALGDAAGRLRRLFEVGKDKLWVFHNAAFDLAVWREAAGTWAEIPSRVWDTMIFERLVQGTHARRPTVPGPSLASVVKKYLDLELSKDEQASDWNKTELSQSQLEYAARDAAVLLHVYRAQRDALLRAGWKRDGLDLLCVWLVEHVRLETSLKRYYRVNPRYTERVEELRKAVDKRGEDFARKWGFKYSQNRKIVERLRKFGVEVDGFNKTAKAELVKMIEAGKLPPDAVDLVIEAIELGKIKKEFDLLAGYVAADPARIIVGACGASTGRYVCRNPNLLQIPRQYKKDLLVPPPGFVFIRADFPGQEIRIVAHFAKEEKMREVLVDGKHGGDLHRRTASALFGKDEVSKEERQVGKGANFLLVYGGSPRALYRTLKQQGADPSLEDCERWHAAFFSLYQGIADWHRRIRRIYYRNDGQFWVYTPGGRSLLAKAPSKEEWDKDTTLKRNRGEWTERKALAEGLKRAFNYHGQATGFDIAALAMVKIRVELARRGWLDAAFPVLLIHDELVYCVREDLRFEVADIVRAKMEEAMDELLPFVKGGNAVPEEDVLFVYEDGRVETLEEARKGVEKCKDENGSSGN